In the Leptospira limi genome, one interval contains:
- the cysD gene encoding sulfate adenylyltransferase subunit CysD: MTRTHRLSHLDQLESEAIYILREVAAQFERPALLFSGGKDSICLVHLALKAFRPGKFPFPLVHIDTGHNFDEALQFRDALADRIGEKLIVRYVQDSIDQGKAVEEKGKFPSRNAIQAVTLLDTIAEFKFDACIGGARRDEEKARAKERIFSVRDEFGSWDPKLQRPELWNIYNGKIHVGENVRVFPISNWTELDVWEYIRKEKIELPSLYFSHQREIVWREELVFPVSKFISLDGTDKVETRTVRFRTVGDMTCTAAVESEANSVDDIIREIQISRTTERGSRLDDKRSEAAMEERKKGGYF; the protein is encoded by the coding sequence ATGACACGTACCCATCGACTATCACACCTAGACCAGTTAGAATCAGAAGCCATTTATATCTTACGGGAAGTGGCAGCACAATTTGAAAGACCTGCTTTATTATTTTCGGGAGGAAAAGATTCCATTTGTTTGGTTCACCTTGCACTCAAAGCATTTCGTCCAGGTAAGTTCCCGTTTCCACTCGTTCACATCGATACGGGGCATAACTTTGATGAGGCGCTTCAATTTCGTGATGCACTCGCAGACCGAATTGGAGAAAAATTAATTGTTCGTTATGTACAAGATTCCATCGACCAAGGAAAAGCAGTCGAAGAAAAAGGAAAATTCCCAAGCCGTAATGCAATCCAAGCCGTGACACTTCTCGATACCATAGCAGAATTTAAATTTGATGCTTGTATTGGTGGCGCCCGTCGTGATGAAGAAAAAGCAAGAGCCAAGGAACGAATTTTTTCTGTTCGAGATGAATTTGGATCTTGGGACCCAAAACTCCAACGACCAGAACTTTGGAATATCTATAATGGAAAAATCCATGTGGGAGAAAACGTACGTGTATTTCCCATCAGTAACTGGACAGAACTTGATGTTTGGGAATACATCCGAAAAGAAAAGATAGAACTTCCTTCTTTGTATTTTTCTCACCAAAGGGAAATTGTATGGAGAGAGGAACTGGTATTCCCTGTTTCCAAATTTATCAGTTTAGATGGTACCGATAAAGTAGAAACAAGAACAGTTCGATTTCGTACTGTCGGCGATATGACTTGTACAGCAGCTGTGGAATCAGAAGCCAATTCAGTGGATGATATCATCCGTGAAATTCAAATTTCACGCACCACAGAAAGAGGCTCCCGTTTGGATGACAAACGTTCGGAAGCCGCTATGGAAGAAAGAAAAAAAGGTGGGTATTTTTAA
- the msrB gene encoding peptide-methionine (R)-S-oxide reductase MsrB, translated as MENQNWKEVLTPLQYQVTREKGTERPFTGEYYAHKEKGTYLCVCCGEALFSSDSKYDSGSGWPSYYEPVRKEVIATETDKTHGMVRTEIMCQNCGAHLGHVFPDGPKPTGLRYCVNSASLKFQKKETE; from the coding sequence ATGGAAAATCAAAATTGGAAAGAGGTTCTCACTCCACTACAGTACCAAGTGACCAGAGAGAAGGGCACCGAACGGCCGTTCACTGGCGAATACTATGCACACAAAGAAAAAGGTACGTATTTATGTGTATGTTGTGGAGAGGCATTGTTTTCTTCAGATTCAAAATATGATTCAGGAAGTGGTTGGCCGAGTTATTATGAGCCGGTGCGAAAAGAAGTGATCGCAACAGAAACTGACAAAACCCATGGAATGGTTCGAACTGAAATCATGTGCCAAAATTGTGGAGCACATTTAGGACATGTTTTTCCGGATGGGCCAAAACCAACAGGACTTCGTTATTGTGTGAATTCTGCTTCCTTAAAATTTCAAAAAAAAGAAACGGAATGA
- a CDS encoding phosphoadenylyl-sulfate reductase yields the protein MGNLEVLTESYANLSLVEGLKRLSSTFPGKVVFTTSFGLEDQAITHAILSEQIPIRIATLDTGRLFQETYDVWQKTNIRYGAKIETFFPNTKEIESFVNQNGPNAFYDSQELRKECCRIRKLVPLDSILNGMEVWVTGLRKDQSGFRTEMSLFESDPSRNLIKYQPLLHWSFEETWKYIREQNVPYNVLHDKGFPSIGCAPCTRAIEPGEDFRAGRWWWEQESKKECGLHWVDGKLTPKKG from the coding sequence ATGGGAAATTTGGAAGTTTTGACAGAATCTTATGCCAACCTATCGCTCGTAGAGGGATTAAAACGCCTTTCTTCTACATTCCCTGGCAAAGTGGTTTTCACAACAAGTTTTGGACTCGAAGACCAAGCCATCACACATGCCATCCTTTCAGAACAAATCCCCATTCGCATTGCCACTTTGGATACAGGACGACTCTTCCAAGAAACCTATGATGTTTGGCAAAAAACAAACATACGTTATGGGGCAAAAATCGAAACTTTTTTTCCGAATACAAAAGAGATTGAATCCTTTGTCAACCAAAACGGCCCCAACGCATTTTATGACTCGCAAGAATTACGAAAGGAATGTTGTCGGATCCGAAAACTCGTTCCACTTGATTCCATTTTAAATGGAATGGAGGTTTGGGTGACTGGTTTACGCAAAGACCAGTCTGGATTCCGAACAGAGATGTCTTTATTTGAATCCGATCCAAGTAGAAATTTAATCAAATACCAACCACTCCTCCATTGGAGTTTTGAAGAGACTTGGAAATACATTCGCGAACAGAATGTACCTTATAATGTGTTACATGACAAAGGTTTTCCAAGTATCGGTTGTGCCCCTTGTACACGTGCCATCGAACCAGGAGAAGACTTTCGAGCTGGACGTTGGTGGTGGGAACAAGAATCAAAAAAGGAATGTGGTTTGCATTGGGTAGATGGAAAACTCACACCAAAAAAAGGATAA
- a CDS encoding precorrin-2 dehydrogenase/sirohydrochlorin ferrochelatase family protein, protein MSVKKYPIFLNLEGRNILIVGGGNACLEKLLGLEHTGANIHIISLDFMDEIKDFLQKYPNIKTETRAVTEADLNDRDIIFLATSEPNTNKKFRTIAKEKGIWVNSVDDPKNCDFYSSSTIQIGPVQFAISTDGMFAGVSSSLRKLFEETIPEEDHELLETLFAMRRNLKEILPDKDQRRKVLKEIIQKLNSEYFHKP, encoded by the coding sequence ATGAGTGTTAAAAAATACCCAATCTTTCTCAACTTAGAAGGTAGGAATATTTTAATCGTAGGTGGTGGAAATGCTTGCCTCGAAAAATTATTAGGGCTCGAACATACTGGTGCCAATATCCATATCATCTCTTTGGATTTCATGGATGAAATAAAAGATTTTTTACAAAAATACCCAAATATCAAAACGGAAACCAGAGCCGTCACTGAGGCAGATTTAAACGATAGGGATATTATTTTTTTAGCAACAAGTGAACCGAACACAAACAAAAAATTCAGAACCATCGCCAAAGAGAAAGGTATATGGGTGAATTCAGTAGATGATCCTAAAAACTGTGATTTTTATTCTTCTTCCACCATCCAAATTGGACCGGTTCAATTTGCGATTTCCACCGACGGAATGTTTGCTGGTGTTTCTTCCAGTTTGCGTAAACTATTTGAAGAAACCATCCCAGAAGAAGACCATGAGTTATTAGAAACTCTTTTTGCTATGAGGCGGAATCTCAAAGAAATTTTGCCAGACAAAGACCAACGAAGAAAGGTATTAAAAGAAATCATCCAAAAATTAAATTCAGAATACTTCCACAAACCATAA
- a CDS encoding LEPBI_I1174 family sigma 54-regulated protein gives MKSYHFALFFIISIGLWAEPQLDQSVEEILVHTRLSRIPMVIAELEERSAKKMESGDFLSAREDLKKAILLKQSIGMKDTEGNAHLLFQMAKLETKLGHSCEALHYSSLANQIVKRVGIRSDSYTLAQWNGKEVSPRKWETCQEVSWLQE, from the coding sequence ATGAAGTCTTATCATTTCGCTCTCTTTTTCATCATTTCCATTGGTTTGTGGGCAGAACCTCAGCTGGACCAATCTGTGGAAGAAATCTTAGTCCACACTCGCCTTTCTCGAATCCCTATGGTCATTGCCGAATTGGAAGAACGGTCGGCAAAAAAAATGGAATCAGGGGACTTCTTATCCGCACGAGAGGATCTGAAAAAAGCAATTTTACTCAAACAATCAATTGGGATGAAAGACACAGAAGGAAACGCACATTTACTTTTCCAAATGGCAAAATTAGAAACAAAACTCGGTCATAGTTGTGAGGCACTTCATTATTCTTCCCTTGCCAATCAAATTGTGAAACGAGTCGGAATCCGATCTGATTCCTATACATTAGCACAATGGAATGGAAAGGAAGTGAGTCCAAGGAAATGGGAAACTTGCCAAGAAGTATCTTGGTTACAAGAATAA
- a CDS encoding sulfate adenylyltransferase subunit 1 has product MDILRFITAGSVDDGKSTLIGRLLYDSKSIFQDQLEAIERAGQVNGQINLALLTDGLKAEREQGITIDIAYKYFSTPKRKFIIADAPGHVQYTRNMVTGASNSDLAIILIDARKGVIEQTFRHSYIVSLLRLPYVVVCVNKMDLVEFSEEVFLNIQKQYLEFAKDLNLKSIHFLPISALNGDNVVEPSASMPWWKGKSLLHFLEEIEIHTEEESPAPRFPVQNVIRPQTTEYHDYRGYAGQIRSGHFTVGDSITVLPSGLTSKIKAIDTFDGPLTTAYAPMSVTIRLENEIDVSRGDMLVVTGKEPVVSQDLEAYICWMDQKVMTPGSKYLLRQTTNAVKVSIRSLEYRVETSTHEKKEQPNLGLNEIGKVTIRTAKPVAYDPYSKIRGTGSFVLVDEGTNQTVAAGMLL; this is encoded by the coding sequence ATGGATATATTAAGGTTTATTACTGCTGGTAGTGTGGACGATGGGAAATCAACTCTCATCGGACGTTTGTTATACGATAGTAAATCCATTTTCCAAGACCAACTCGAAGCAATTGAACGTGCAGGACAAGTGAATGGACAAATCAACTTAGCCCTTCTCACTGATGGACTCAAAGCGGAAAGAGAACAAGGGATTACGATTGATATTGCTTATAAATACTTTTCCACTCCCAAACGTAAATTCATCATCGCTGATGCACCAGGCCATGTACAGTATACTCGGAACATGGTGACAGGAGCTTCGAATTCAGACCTTGCCATCATCCTCATCGATGCAAGAAAAGGTGTGATCGAACAAACCTTCAGGCATTCCTATATTGTTTCATTATTAAGACTTCCGTATGTAGTTGTTTGTGTGAACAAAATGGATTTGGTAGAATTTTCAGAAGAAGTATTCTTAAATATCCAAAAACAATATTTGGAATTTGCTAAAGACTTAAACTTAAAATCCATTCACTTTTTACCAATCTCTGCATTAAACGGAGATAATGTTGTGGAACCTTCCGCATCCATGCCTTGGTGGAAAGGAAAATCTTTACTCCACTTTTTGGAAGAAATTGAAATCCATACGGAAGAAGAATCCCCTGCTCCAAGATTTCCTGTACAAAACGTGATTCGCCCGCAAACAACCGAATACCATGATTACAGAGGTTATGCGGGCCAAATCAGAAGTGGACATTTTACGGTGGGAGATTCTATCACAGTATTACCAAGTGGACTCACTTCGAAAATCAAAGCCATCGATACATTTGACGGACCTCTCACCACTGCCTATGCGCCAATGTCTGTGACCATTCGTTTAGAAAACGAGATTGATGTGAGCCGTGGTGATATGCTCGTTGTGACAGGGAAAGAACCTGTTGTCTCTCAGGACCTAGAAGCATATATTTGTTGGATGGACCAAAAGGTGATGACCCCAGGTTCCAAATACCTTTTACGCCAAACGACCAATGCAGTAAAAGTTTCCATTCGTTCTTTGGAATACAGAGTGGAAACAAGTACTCATGAAAAAAAGGAACAACCAAACCTCGGTTTGAATGAAATTGGAAAAGTGACAATACGGACGGCAAAACCAGTTGCTTATGATCCTTATTCCAAAATCAGAGGAACGGGAAGTTTTGTCCTCGTCGACGAAGGAACCAACCAAACGGTAGCCGCAGGAATGCTATTGTAG
- a CDS encoding TauD/TfdA family dioxygenase, which yields MSQTNTVTKEWIRKSFVGETKLPIVYEPTEERTLDSLTNWFQNHEKEWRDDLKTYGAILFRGFPVHEASDFQSVLFATNEKQLGEFYLGTSPRDEVLKHVFTASELPPHYPIMQHAEMSFLDNPPKVLFFYAEKASDYGGETPLTDLRLVYQNIDPKIKEKIERYGIRYRRRYDGPSSQKRFSVWKTKRWDEMFGTTNLEEVEKIAKENRFQLDWYGEDSLTITNHQSGFRTHPIAGTIAWHNHSQTFHYQAGVSETWKIFKKQKTLRSFGVAVLLTIITNFKRLLGPNSHDVHVTYGNGDEISPKEMKSITNVFWNHMVAIPWQTGDVLFIDNFSVSHGRLPYTGPRRILVGWAD from the coding sequence ATGAGCCAAACCAATACTGTCACAAAAGAATGGATCCGCAAATCCTTTGTGGGAGAAACCAAACTCCCCATTGTGTATGAGCCAACGGAAGAACGAACTTTAGATTCGTTAACCAATTGGTTTCAAAACCATGAGAAGGAATGGCGAGACGATTTAAAAACCTATGGGGCAATTCTCTTTCGTGGGTTTCCCGTTCACGAAGCTTCTGATTTCCAATCCGTTTTGTTTGCTACAAACGAAAAACAGTTAGGTGAGTTTTACCTTGGCACTTCCCCTCGGGATGAAGTATTAAAACATGTGTTCACAGCTAGTGAACTCCCACCGCATTACCCAATCATGCAACATGCGGAAATGAGTTTTCTTGACAACCCACCGAAAGTTTTATTTTTTTATGCGGAAAAAGCATCTGACTACGGGGGAGAAACTCCCTTAACAGACCTTAGGTTAGTCTACCAAAATATCGATCCCAAAATAAAAGAAAAAATCGAACGATATGGAATCCGATACAGAAGAAGGTATGATGGCCCATCTTCACAAAAACGATTTTCTGTTTGGAAAACCAAACGTTGGGATGAAATGTTTGGAACCACAAACTTAGAAGAAGTTGAAAAAATTGCGAAAGAAAATCGTTTCCAATTAGATTGGTATGGTGAAGATTCTCTAACGATCACAAACCACCAATCTGGATTTCGAACACATCCTATCGCAGGTACAATTGCTTGGCATAACCATTCGCAAACGTTTCACTACCAAGCGGGGGTCAGTGAAACGTGGAAAATTTTCAAAAAACAAAAAACCCTTCGTTCGTTTGGTGTTGCCGTTTTACTCACAATCATTACAAACTTCAAAAGACTCTTAGGTCCAAACTCACATGATGTGCACGTCACCTATGGGAATGGAGACGAGATTTCACCAAAGGAAATGAAATCCATCACCAATGTATTTTGGAACCATATGGTGGCGATTCCTTGGCAAACAGGAGATGTTCTTTTCATTGATAACTTTTCAGTCTCTCATGGAAGATTACCTTATACTGGTCCTAGACGAATCCTTGTCGGTTGGGCGGATTGA
- a CDS encoding diflavin oxidoreductase — protein sequence MLSDEKRNRFLQLLKESTKDEWVWMSGYLSALTQASIGGSVDVSLTPPVSISSNDPSHGNLKAAPIQCSVVYGTETGNSKKLGTELVKKLKELGVQAKLKSTDTYKAKDLKEEEYLFVIVSTHGDGEPPQAAKPFIQILSDAKDKLAKVKFAVLGLGDTSYPLFCQTGIDVDSMLEKLGAERIHDLGKCDVDFDLVAKPWMSELITKLNTISKTATTQVSKQTQSTATKGNTGGKVVYEGTVVTNLVLNDVGASKSTRHIEIKSSVAIDYLPGDSAGFLAYNREEEVDRVLGLLQTDKETRVTYKGETWMLYDLLRKKVSIRFLPDRVLQKYATLSKKEIPSGKLDLDVLLTLYPSDTKLEVQTLVDILEPIVPRYYSIASSPSAHGEEEVHLTVAEVEIETFTGIKSGFCSGFLASLKEGDTVPFFIQRNNSFRLPSPDTDIIMIGPGTGIAPFRSFLFEREQSAGNGKNWLFFGERNFVSDFYYQTELLELMDTGVLHKLNTAFSRDTKQKVYVQDRMGENAQELLKWIENGAIIYLCGSKDPMSKDVDRKLIEILSERTFDTGKEASDYLKELEESGRYIKDVY from the coding sequence ATGTTATCCGATGAGAAACGCAATCGATTTTTACAGTTATTAAAAGAATCCACAAAGGATGAATGGGTCTGGATGTCGGGGTATCTGTCGGCACTAACTCAGGCAAGCATTGGGGGAAGTGTGGATGTGTCCCTAACCCCACCTGTTAGTATCTCGTCCAATGATCCTTCCCATGGGAATTTAAAAGCCGCCCCCATCCAATGTAGTGTTGTGTATGGAACGGAAACAGGGAATTCTAAAAAACTGGGAACGGAACTTGTTAAAAAATTAAAAGAACTAGGTGTCCAAGCCAAATTAAAAAGTACAGACACTTACAAAGCAAAAGACCTAAAAGAGGAAGAATACTTATTTGTGATTGTTTCCACTCATGGAGATGGAGAACCACCTCAGGCTGCAAAACCTTTTATCCAAATTCTTTCAGATGCAAAAGACAAATTGGCGAAAGTAAAATTCGCAGTACTTGGGTTAGGTGACACTAGTTATCCACTTTTTTGCCAAACAGGAATTGATGTGGATTCAATGTTAGAAAAATTAGGTGCCGAACGAATTCATGATTTAGGAAAATGTGATGTAGATTTTGATTTGGTTGCAAAACCTTGGATGTCAGAACTCATCACAAAACTCAATACAATTTCGAAAACGGCAACGACTCAAGTTTCAAAACAAACACAATCTACCGCAACTAAAGGGAACACTGGTGGCAAAGTTGTTTACGAGGGAACGGTTGTCACAAACTTAGTGTTAAACGACGTTGGAGCTTCAAAATCCACTAGGCATATTGAAATTAAATCTTCGGTAGCAATTGATTATTTGCCTGGGGACAGCGCTGGGTTTTTGGCTTATAATCGTGAAGAAGAAGTGGATCGAGTCCTCGGATTACTACAAACAGATAAAGAAACAAGAGTCACTTATAAAGGTGAAACTTGGATGTTGTATGATTTACTTCGCAAAAAAGTATCCATTCGTTTTTTACCGGACCGAGTGTTACAAAAATATGCCACACTTTCCAAGAAGGAAATTCCATCTGGTAAATTGGATTTAGATGTATTATTAACACTATATCCTTCTGATACAAAATTAGAAGTCCAGACCTTGGTTGATATTTTGGAACCAATTGTCCCAAGGTATTATTCCATTGCATCAAGTCCTTCTGCCCATGGGGAAGAAGAAGTCCACCTAACGGTAGCAGAAGTGGAAATTGAAACCTTTACGGGTATCAAATCTGGTTTTTGTTCTGGTTTTTTAGCATCATTAAAAGAAGGGGATACAGTTCCTTTTTTTATCCAAAGAAACAATTCTTTCCGATTACCAAGTCCCGATACAGACATCATCATGATCGGACCGGGAACAGGGATTGCACCGTTTCGCAGTTTTTTATTTGAAAGAGAACAATCAGCTGGGAATGGAAAAAATTGGTTATTTTTTGGTGAGAGAAACTTTGTTTCAGATTTTTACTACCAAACAGAACTCTTGGAACTTATGGACACAGGTGTATTACATAAATTGAATACAGCTTTTTCACGTGATACCAAACAAAAGGTATATGTCCAAGATCGTATGGGTGAAAATGCACAGGAATTACTCAAGTGGATAGAGAATGGTGCCATCATTTATCTTTGTGGATCCAAAGATCCTATGAGTAAAGATGTAGATAGAAAATTAATTGAAATTTTATCGGAAAGAACTTTTGACACGGGAAAAGAAGCCTCCGATTATTTAAAAGAACTAGAAGAATCTGGGCGTTATATCAAGGACGTTTACTGA
- the cobA gene encoding uroporphyrinogen-III C-methyltransferase: MSSNKTEQGFVSFVSGGPGPIDLLTLRGKSRIESADVILYDALLDPSFLEIFPECAQILYVGKRAKEHYRTQDEINSLLVHYAHQGKRVVRLKGGDASIFGRLSEEIQTLETNGIPYEVIPGVSSVTTGASDLGISLTVRGLSRQIIILDGHTILEEERSWMGMENFPGTIVILMGSQKTKELAERLIRKGVSPSTPIVLLENAGSTRAVYTVSTLDKTQEEGLEKKTKGPGILYVGEVVRPLLLGENQKIESFSFLPFLSEPLQ; encoded by the coding sequence ATGTCCTCCAATAAGACAGAACAAGGTTTCGTGAGTTTTGTGAGTGGTGGTCCAGGCCCCATTGACCTCCTAACCCTTCGTGGGAAATCTCGGATCGAATCCGCCGATGTAATCCTCTACGATGCCCTCCTCGATCCCAGTTTTTTAGAGATTTTCCCTGAGTGTGCCCAAATCCTCTACGTGGGCAAACGTGCCAAAGAACACTACCGCACCCAGGATGAAATCAATTCCCTTCTTGTTCATTATGCACACCAAGGCAAACGAGTGGTCCGCCTGAAAGGGGGAGATGCTTCCATCTTTGGAAGGTTATCTGAAGAAATCCAAACACTGGAAACAAATGGAATCCCATATGAAGTGATCCCTGGAGTGAGTTCAGTGACAACGGGAGCATCCGACCTTGGAATCTCACTGACGGTGAGAGGATTATCACGCCAAATCATCATCCTTGATGGACACACCATTTTAGAAGAAGAACGGAGTTGGATGGGAATGGAAAATTTTCCAGGCACCATTGTCATCTTAATGGGTAGCCAGAAAACAAAAGAGTTAGCTGAACGACTCATCCGAAAAGGGGTAAGTCCATCGACACCCATAGTACTTTTGGAAAATGCAGGTAGTACTCGTGCAGTATATACAGTCTCCACTCTCGACAAAACCCAAGAGGAAGGATTGGAGAAAAAAACAAAAGGACCAGGAATTTTATACGTTGGTGAAGTTGTTCGTCCCCTTTTGTTAGGTGAGAATCAAAAAATAGAAAGTTTTTCTTTTCTTCCGTTTTTATCGGAACCTTTGCAATGA
- a CDS encoding LBF_1134 family protein, whose protein sequence is MKRIPRTLLFCLLFCACAGGNIKIKIKPDLSGDLVIYQKKITKKQKGSFLGSGLTDTGEVTITLKERSYQFGNYTQMLPPGFRFVTFVEDQIPEIQLGIDTSQNSPLLSALEIVREDINSILSEAKLRDDLLRFNTLVEFIQFEIHFPFPIKKVKFLDPRTAGEWTVRLDSSDKMIVNIPLHSVWAGEHSLTIVQIYPE, encoded by the coding sequence ATGAAACGGATACCACGAACCTTGTTATTCTGCCTATTGTTTTGTGCCTGCGCTGGAGGGAATATCAAAATAAAGATTAAACCCGACCTTTCAGGGGATCTTGTCATTTACCAAAAAAAAATCACAAAGAAACAAAAGGGGAGTTTTTTAGGTTCTGGACTTACTGATACGGGAGAGGTCACGATCACTCTCAAAGAGAGGTCTTATCAGTTTGGAAATTATACCCAAATGTTACCTCCTGGATTTCGTTTTGTTACGTTTGTGGAAGACCAAATACCAGAGATCCAACTTGGCATCGATACAAGTCAAAACTCACCACTACTTTCTGCTCTTGAAATCGTGCGAGAAGACATCAATTCGATTTTATCAGAAGCCAAGTTAAGAGACGATTTACTTCGTTTTAATACCCTTGTGGAGTTCATTCAATTTGAAATACACTTCCCATTTCCCATCAAAAAAGTAAAATTTTTAGATCCTAGAACCGCAGGCGAATGGACAGTACGCCTGGATAGCAGTGATAAAATGATTGTAAACATTCCCTTACATTCTGTTTGGGCAGGCGAACACTCGTTAACTATTGTTCAAATTTATCCAGAATGA
- a CDS encoding NADPH-dependent assimilatory sulfite reductase hemoprotein subunit, whose product MAESKKETQAEKVKRVSRGLRGTLAESLKDEHTGSLRSDDQLLLKFHGMYQQDDRDRRDERALKKLERLYSFMIRLRIPGGMIGPVHWEALHNVAGENSTGTIKITTRQTVQLHGILKSKIKPTIKAFDSVFLDSIAACGDVNRNVTCTSNPAASPLHKEVFGYAGEISRSLLPKTRAYYEIWLDENLLAEKEEPEDPLYKDVYLPRKFKIAIAIPPYNDVDLFTNDIGLIAIIENGQLLGFNVAVGGGLGTTHGNPDTYPRVGTVFGFIPKKDILKVVYEIVTVQRDFGNREDRKLSRLKYTLDRLGVEFYKREVEKRAGISFEPTKDFQFTQRSDDFGWKQDAAGNWHYTVFVENGRVCDEHGYNLKTALLEVSKTRRATFRFTCNQNLILSDIFPKDKDLIESILVKFGVHRKTTEVSPIRKNSIACVALNTCSLALAEAQRYLPSLIDKMEPILSKHGLSEEPISIRMTGCPNGCARPYISEIGLVGTSYGKYNLHLGADAEGYRLNQKYKEDLDESAILQELDGLFGKFSKERNGKESFGDYINRIGILKKA is encoded by the coding sequence ATGGCTGAATCAAAAAAAGAAACACAAGCAGAAAAAGTAAAACGGGTGAGCCGTGGCCTCCGAGGCACACTTGCCGAAAGTTTGAAAGACGAACATACTGGTTCTTTACGTTCCGATGACCAATTATTATTAAAATTTCATGGTATGTACCAACAAGATGATCGAGACAGAAGGGACGAACGAGCGTTAAAGAAATTAGAACGTTTGTATTCTTTTATGATTCGATTGCGAATTCCTGGTGGTATGATAGGTCCTGTACATTGGGAAGCTCTTCATAATGTTGCTGGAGAAAATTCCACAGGAACCATTAAAATCACAACAAGGCAAACTGTCCAATTACATGGAATTTTAAAATCCAAAATCAAACCAACGATCAAAGCATTTGATTCAGTATTTTTGGATTCAATTGCAGCTTGTGGTGACGTAAACCGTAATGTCACATGTACATCCAATCCAGCCGCAAGTCCACTCCACAAAGAAGTGTTTGGTTATGCAGGTGAGATTAGTCGTTCCTTATTACCCAAAACGAGAGCCTACTATGAAATCTGGTTGGATGAAAATCTTTTAGCTGAAAAGGAAGAACCCGAAGATCCTTTGTACAAAGATGTTTATCTTCCTCGTAAATTTAAAATCGCAATTGCGATCCCACCATATAATGATGTGGATCTTTTTACCAATGACATTGGACTCATTGCAATCATTGAAAATGGACAATTATTAGGATTTAATGTTGCTGTTGGTGGAGGACTCGGAACCACCCATGGTAACCCAGATACTTACCCAAGAGTAGGAACTGTGTTTGGATTTATTCCCAAAAAAGACATTCTAAAAGTTGTATATGAAATTGTCACTGTCCAAAGAGATTTTGGAAATAGAGAAGATCGTAAACTCTCTCGATTGAAATACACCTTGGACAGGTTAGGTGTAGAATTCTACAAACGAGAAGTAGAAAAACGCGCAGGTATAAGTTTTGAACCTACCAAGGATTTCCAATTCACACAAAGATCCGATGATTTTGGTTGGAAACAGGATGCAGCAGGAAATTGGCATTATACAGTATTTGTGGAAAATGGCCGAGTTTGTGACGAACATGGTTATAATCTTAAAACTGCACTTCTAGAAGTTTCGAAAACAAGAAGAGCAACCTTTCGTTTTACATGTAACCAAAACTTAATTCTATCAGATATCTTTCCGAAAGACAAAGACTTAATTGAATCCATTTTGGTGAAGTTTGGTGTTCATAGAAAAACGACAGAAGTTTCTCCAATCAGAAAAAATTCCATCGCTTGTGTGGCACTAAACACTTGTTCTTTGGCACTTGCTGAGGCTCAGAGATACCTTCCTAGTTTAATTGATAAAATGGAACCTATCCTTTCTAAACATGGACTTTCGGAAGAACCAATTTCAATCCGTATGACGGGTTGCCCGAACGGATGTGCAAGACCTTATATCTCTGAGATAGGACTTGTTGGTACTTCATATGGAAAATACAACCTCCATTTAGGCGCTGATGCAGAAGGTTATAGGCTCAATCAAAAATACAAAGAAGATTTAGATGAATCTGCAATCTTGCAAGAGTTAGATGGGCTGTTTGGTAAATTTTCCAAGGAACGAAATGGTAAAGAATCCTTTGGAGATTATATCAACCGAATTGGGATTTTGAAAAAAGCTTAG